Proteins encoded together in one Phyllostomus discolor isolate MPI-MPIP mPhyDis1 chromosome 6, mPhyDis1.pri.v3, whole genome shotgun sequence window:
- the LOC114498788 gene encoding FAS-associated factor 1-like yields MASNKDQEMILADFQACTGIENIDEAIMLFEQNNWDSVAAITSVISQENGIPQSNYGGEAIPGPVFDSASQPAAVPAPSSSSASQPTVPSSQIVERQPQMLDFRVEYRDRNAVVLEDSYTVRKIKFILENEL; encoded by the coding sequence ATGGCATCCAACAAGGACCAGGAGATGATCCTGGCAGATTTTCAGGCATGTACTGGCATTGAAAACATTGATGAAGCTATTATGTTGTTTGAACAAAATAACTGGGACTCAGTAGCAGCTATTACTAGTGTAATATCCCAGGAAAATGGCATTCCACAAAGTAACTATGGAGGTGAAGCTATACCAGGACCTGTATTTGATTCAGCAAGTCAGCCAGCTGCAGTTCCTGCTCCCTCTTCCTCATCAGCATCTCAACCTACAGTACCATCTAGCCAGATTGTAGAAAGGCAACCTCAGATGCTGGACTTCAGAGTTGAGTACAGAGACAGAAATGCTGTGGTACTTGAAGACAGCTATACTGTTAGAAAGATTAAATTCATTCTAGAAAATGAACTCTAG